One window of Streptomyces sp. FIT100 genomic DNA carries:
- the cmk gene encoding (d)CMP kinase gives MESVIVAIDGPSGTGKSSTSKAVAAELGLSYLDTGAQYRAITWWMISNGIDTTDAAAIASASGKPSIESGTDPAAPTITVDGADASGPIRTQEVTAKVSAVSAVPEVRARITELQRSIATAAEKGIVVEGRDIGTTVLPDADLKIFLTASPEARAARRSGELKGTEAADLATTREALVKRDAADSSRKTSPLAKADDAVEVDTTDLTLAQVIECVVTLVEEKRAAK, from the coding sequence GTGGAATCCGTGATCGTCGCCATTGACGGCCCCTCCGGCACGGGCAAGTCGAGCACCTCAAAGGCGGTCGCCGCAGAGCTGGGTCTGAGCTATCTGGACACCGGCGCGCAGTACCGGGCGATCACCTGGTGGATGATCAGCAACGGCATCGACACCACGGATGCCGCGGCGATCGCGAGCGCCTCCGGGAAGCCCTCCATCGAGTCAGGAACGGACCCCGCCGCGCCGACGATCACCGTCGACGGGGCGGACGCGTCCGGCCCGATCCGTACGCAGGAGGTCACCGCCAAGGTCAGCGCCGTCAGCGCGGTGCCCGAGGTGCGCGCCCGGATCACCGAGCTCCAGCGTTCCATCGCCACGGCCGCCGAGAAGGGCATCGTCGTCGAGGGCCGGGACATCGGCACCACCGTCCTGCCCGACGCCGACCTGAAGATCTTCCTCACCGCCTCCCCGGAGGCCCGCGCCGCCCGCCGCAGCGGCGAGCTGAAGGGCACGGAGGCGGCCGACCTCGCCACCACCCGCGAGGCGCTGGTCAAGCGGGACGCCGCCGACTCCAGCCGGAAGACCTCCCCGCTCGCCAAGGCGGACGACGCCGTCGAGGTCGACACCACCGACCTCACGCTGGCCCAGGTCATCGAGTGCGTCGTCACGCTCGTTGAGGAGAAGCGGGCAGCGAAGTGA
- a CDS encoding prephenate dehydrogenase, which yields MRTAVVIGTGLIGTSAALALAGRGVTVHLRDHDPAQARTAAALGAGTDEVPEGPVDLAIIAVPPALVPAALAEAMRAGTARGYLDVASVKGGPRRELEALGVDMTAYIGTHPMSGKERSGPLAATADLFEGRPWVLTPTRDTDTEVLNLALELVALCRAVPVVMDADAHDRAVALVSHTPQLISSMVAARLADADETAVRLCGQGIRDVTRIAASDPRMWVDILSANPGPVADVLAGVAADLDETVRALRALQSSDDDKRREGVSGVEDVLRRGNAGRERVPGKHGAAPAVYETVAVLISDRPGELARIFADAGRAGVNIEDVRIEHATGQQAGLVQLMVEPSAAPGLSASLRERGWALRQ from the coding sequence GTGAGAACCGCCGTCGTCATCGGGACCGGACTGATCGGCACGTCGGCGGCGCTGGCGCTGGCCGGGCGGGGCGTCACGGTCCACCTCCGGGACCACGACCCGGCGCAGGCCAGGACGGCTGCCGCGCTCGGCGCCGGTACGGACGAGGTGCCCGAGGGCCCGGTCGACCTGGCGATCATCGCCGTGCCGCCGGCGCTCGTGCCCGCCGCGCTCGCGGAGGCGATGCGCGCCGGGACCGCGCGCGGCTACCTCGACGTGGCGAGCGTGAAGGGAGGGCCGCGGCGCGAGCTGGAGGCGCTCGGCGTGGACATGACCGCGTACATCGGTACGCACCCCATGTCCGGCAAGGAGCGCTCGGGCCCGCTGGCCGCGACCGCGGACCTCTTCGAGGGCCGGCCGTGGGTGCTCACGCCGACCCGGGACACCGACACCGAGGTGCTGAACCTGGCGCTGGAGCTCGTCGCGCTGTGCCGCGCCGTGCCCGTCGTCATGGACGCCGACGCGCACGACCGGGCCGTCGCGCTCGTCTCGCACACCCCGCAGCTGATCTCGTCGATGGTCGCGGCGCGGCTGGCGGACGCGGACGAGACGGCGGTACGGCTGTGCGGGCAGGGCATCCGGGACGTCACGCGCATCGCGGCCTCCGACCCGCGGATGTGGGTCGACATCCTCTCCGCGAACCCCGGTCCCGTCGCCGACGTGCTGGCGGGCGTCGCGGCGGACCTGGACGAGACCGTGCGCGCCCTGCGGGCGCTCCAGTCGTCCGACGACGACAAGCGCCGCGAGGGCGTGAGCGGCGTCGAGGACGTCCTGCGCCGCGGCAACGCGGGCCGCGAGCGCGTCCCCGGCAAGCACGGCGCGGCCCCGGCGGTGTACGAAACCGTCGCGGTCCTCATCAGCGACCGTCCCGGCGAGCTGGCCCGCATCTTCGCGGACGCGGGCCGCGCGGGCGTCAACATCGAGGACGTCCGCATCGAGCACGCCACCGGCCAGCAGGCGGGCCTGGTCCAGCTCATGGTCGAGCCCTCCGCGGCGCCCGGCCTGAGCGCGTCCCTGCGCGAGCGCGGCTGGGCGCTGCGGCAGTAG
- the aroH gene encoding chorismate mutase, translating to MAVRAVRGAVQLERDEAGHMDEQVGGLLTAILERNGLTADDLISVWFTATPDLHSDFPAAAARGLGIVDVPLICAQELDIAGAMPRVVRILAHIESDLPKAEIAHVYLGAAASLRKDIAQ from the coding sequence GTGGCGGTACGAGCCGTCCGGGGAGCCGTCCAGCTGGAACGGGACGAGGCCGGGCACATGGACGAGCAGGTCGGCGGACTGCTCACCGCCATCCTGGAGCGGAACGGACTCACCGCGGACGATCTGATCAGCGTCTGGTTCACGGCCACGCCCGATCTGCACAGCGACTTCCCGGCCGCGGCGGCGCGGGGGCTCGGCATCGTCGACGTACCGCTGATCTGCGCGCAGGAGCTGGACATCGCGGGCGCGATGCCGCGGGTCGTGCGCATCCTCGCGCACATCGAGTCCGACCTGCCGAAGGCCGAGATCGCCCATGTCTACCTGGGGGCCGCGGCCTCCCTGCGCAAGGACATCGCCCAGTGA
- a CDS encoding YidB family protein gives MAGSDLGSLLGGLLGGGQGGAQGGGQGGAGNILGALFDAFTGGGQSGGAQAGAQAGAQASPLSGLMDMLDKSGLVDQVQSWIGTGDNQPVSGEQVKEALPTETLDKVAQQSGVTPQQAADEIAQSLPKAVDKLTPNGQLPQGGSLADIIRQQSA, from the coding sequence ATGGCGGGAAGCGATCTCGGAAGTCTTCTGGGCGGTCTGCTCGGCGGCGGTCAGGGCGGCGCTCAGGGCGGCGGTCAGGGCGGCGCGGGCAACATCCTCGGTGCGCTCTTCGACGCCTTCACCGGCGGCGGCCAGAGCGGCGGGGCACAGGCCGGTGCTCAGGCCGGTGCCCAGGCCAGCCCCCTCAGCGGGCTGATGGACATGCTCGACAAGTCCGGCCTGGTCGACCAGGTCCAGTCGTGGATCGGCACCGGTGACAACCAGCCGGTCAGCGGCGAACAGGTCAAGGAAGCGCTGCCGACCGAGACGCTGGACAAGGTCGCGCAGCAGAGCGGTGTCACGCCGCAGCAGGCAGCGGACGAGATCGCGCAGTCCCTGCCGAAGGCCGTCGACAAGCTCACCCCGAACGGGCAGCTCCCGCAGGGCGGCTCGCTGGCGGACATCATCCGGCAGCAGTCCGCCTGA
- a CDS encoding DUF6529 family protein encodes MSEDPRTQNQSFPPPPPPPPPPLASSEAGPGAVRLLVPALVGAAVAVALGVYGKVHDPAATAFNLAGFSSPKAVKSWLTSVAFAFGLVQLFSALTMYGQMPGVRAGSWTPVLHRWSGRAAFLVAVPVAVHCLYALGFQTYDTRVTLHSFFGCFFFGAFSAKMLLLRMERLPGWLLPIAGGLVFAALMMLWLTSVLWFFRVFGVTT; translated from the coding sequence ATGAGCGAGGACCCGCGTACGCAGAACCAGTCCTTCCCGCCTCCGCCGCCACCGCCGCCACCGCCCCTCGCGTCGTCGGAGGCCGGCCCCGGCGCGGTCCGCCTGCTCGTGCCCGCCCTCGTCGGGGCGGCCGTCGCGGTCGCCCTCGGGGTGTACGGGAAGGTGCACGACCCGGCCGCCACCGCCTTCAACCTGGCCGGCTTCAGCAGCCCCAAGGCGGTGAAGTCCTGGCTGACCTCGGTGGCCTTCGCCTTCGGCCTCGTCCAGCTCTTCTCCGCGCTCACGATGTACGGGCAGATGCCGGGCGTACGGGCCGGGTCCTGGACTCCGGTGCTGCACCGCTGGTCGGGCCGGGCGGCGTTCCTGGTGGCCGTGCCGGTGGCCGTGCACTGCCTGTACGCCCTGGGCTTCCAGACGTACGACACACGGGTGACGCTGCATTCGTTCTTCGGCTGCTTCTTCTTCGGGGCGTTCAGCGCAAAGATGTTGCTGTTGCGTATGGAGCGGCTACCGGGGTGGCTGCTGCCGATCGCCGGAGGGCTCGTCTTCGCCGCGCTGATGATGCTCTGGCTGACCTCGGTTCTCTGGTTCTTCCGCGTGTTCGGAGTGACGACATGA
- a CDS encoding Rieske (2Fe-2S) protein yields the protein MSDHTGRAGATRRSVLLTGAAVVVAGCTEYKEETEGGESFVPEAPSSPTAQEQTGSPPPPGGEVLGTTAEIPEGGGKVFAAQKVVVTQPAAGDFKAFTAICTHQGCTVDKVEDGTIDCPCHGSRFRIEDGSVERGPAQRPLEAKRITVSGDEIRLA from the coding sequence ATGAGTGACCACACGGGCAGGGCGGGCGCCACGCGCCGCAGCGTCCTGCTGACAGGTGCGGCCGTCGTGGTGGCGGGCTGCACCGAGTACAAGGAGGAGACCGAAGGCGGCGAGTCGTTCGTCCCGGAGGCGCCCTCCTCGCCCACCGCCCAGGAACAGACCGGCAGCCCGCCCCCGCCCGGGGGCGAGGTGCTGGGCACGACCGCCGAGATCCCGGAGGGCGGCGGGAAGGTCTTCGCGGCGCAGAAGGTGGTGGTGACCCAGCCCGCGGCGGGTGACTTCAAGGCGTTCACGGCGATCTGCACCCATCAGGGCTGCACGGTCGACAAGGTCGAGGACGGCACCATCGACTGCCCCTGCCACGGCAGCAGGTTCCGCATCGAGGACGGCTCGGTCGAGAGGGGCCCGGCGCAGCGGCCGCTGGAGGCGAAGCGGATCACCGTCTCCGGGGACGAGATCCGCCTCGCGTAG